The Pochonia chlamydosporia 170 chromosome 1, whole genome shotgun sequence genome window below encodes:
- a CDS encoding 26S protease regulatory subunit 7 (similar to Aspergillus terreus NIH2624 XP_001209060.1): MPSATGQNWEKYQKTFADDEVEEKKITPLTDEDIQVLKTYGAAPYGAAIKKLEKQIKDKQQSVDEKIGVKESDTGLAPPHLWDVAADRQRMSEEQPFQVARCTKIIEDEKGDESKKKYVINVKQIAKFVVQLGDRVSPTDIEEGMRVGVDRNKYQIMLPLPPKIDASVTMMTVEEKPDVTYGDVGGCKEQVEKLREVVEMPLLSPERFVNLGIDPPKGALLYGPPGTGKTLCARAVANRTDATFIRVIGSELVQKYVGEGARMVRELFEMARTKKACIIFFDEIDAVGGARFDDGAGGDNEVQRTMLELITQLDGFDARGNIKVMFATNRPSTLDPALMRPGRIDRKIEFSLPDLEGRANILRIHAKSMSVERDIRWELISRLCPNATGAELRSVCTEAGMFAIRARRKVASEKDFLSAVDKVIKGNLKFNSTATYMQYN, from the exons ATG CCTTCCGCGACCGGTCAAAACTGGGAGAAGTATCAGAAAACCTttgccgatgatgaggtagaagagaagaagattaCACCTCTGACCGATGA GGATATCCAAGTTTTAAAGACCTACGGCGCCGCACCATATGGTGCAGCGATCAAAAAGCTCGAGAAACAGATCAAGGACAAACAACAAAGTGTAGACGAGAAAATTGGCGTCAAA GAGTCCGACACTGGTCTTGCCCCCCCGCATCTGTGGGATGTTGCCGCCGATCGCCAACGGATGTCCGAAGAGCAGCCATTCCAAGTTGCACGATGTACCAAGATTATCGAAGATGAGAAAGGCGACGagtcaaagaagaagtacgTTATCAACGTCAAGCAAATCGCCAAGTTTGTTGTCCAGCTAGGAGACCGCGTGAGCCCGACAGATATTGAGGAAGGAATGCGCGTTGGCGTCGACCGCAACAAGTATCAGATTATGTTGCCATTACCACCCAAGATCGATGCAAGCGTCACTATGATGACGGTCGAGGAGAAGCCTGACGTTACTTACGGCGATGTTGGAGGTTGCAAAGAACAGGTTGAGAAGCTACGAGAAGTTGTGGAAATGCCTCTGTTATCCCCAGAACGCTTTGTCAATTTGGGAATTGATCCTCCCAAGGGTGCTCTTCTCTACGGACCTCCTGGTACTGGCAAAACACTCTGTGCTCGTGCTGTAGCCAACAGAACAGATGCCACATTCATCCGAGTTATTGGTAGCGAACTGGTCCAAAAGTACGTTGGTGAGGGTGCTAGAATGGTGCGTGAGCTGTTCGAGATGGCACGAACGAAGAAGGcctgcatcatcttctttgatgaaattgatgcAGTTGGTGGTGCCCGATTCGACGATGGAGCCGGAGGTGACAACGAGGTGCAAAGAACTATGCTGGAACTTATCACCCAGCTGGATGGTTTCGACGCTCGCGGTAACATCAAGGTCATGTTCGCCACCAACAGACCGTCCACACTGGATCCCGCCCTGATGCGACCTGGCCGTATCGACCGAAAGATTGAGTTCTCCCTGCCTGACCTCGAGGGACGAGCAAACATTCTTCGCATCCACGCCAAGAGTATGTCTGTTGAGAGAGATATCCGGTGGGAGCTCATTTCCCGTCTTTGCCCCAACGCTACTGGTGCAGAGCTGAGGAGTGTGTGCACTGAGGCAGGCATGTTTGCTATCCGAGCGAGGAGAAAGGTTGCTTCCGAGAAGGACTTCTTGAGCGCTGTGGACAAGGTGATCAAGGGCAACCTCAAGTTCAACTCTACAGCTACCTACATGCAATATAACTAG
- a CDS encoding cytochrome c1 (similar to Metarhizium robertsii ARSEF 23 XP_007820345.1): MLARSCLRSTRTLNGLRNGVNNVSKRAASTSSGAAGEASPARLNFAAIASTTIAAGSIAWYYHLYGPVAFAASPAEEGLHATQYPWVHQQWLKTFDHQALRRGFQVYREVCASCHSLSRIPYRTLVGSVLTVDEAKALAEENEYPGEPDEQGEIQMRPGKLADYIPDPYKNEEAARFANNGALPPDLSLIVKGRHGGCDYIFSLLTGYPEEPPAGAQVAPGMNFNPYFPGTGIGMARVLYDGLVEYEDGTPASTSQMAKDVVEFLNWAAEPEMDDRKKMGLKVLIVTSALWAVSVWVKRYKWAWLKSRKLAYDPPADSKVRR, translated from the exons ATGCTGGCAAGGTCTTGCTTGCGCTCGACGCGCACCCTCAATGGGCTCCGAAATGGCGTGAACAATGTGTCCAAG CGCGCTGCCTCCACGAGCTCGGGTGCCGCCGGGGAAGCTTCCCCTGCGCGGTTGAACTTCGCTGCCATCGCCTCGACCACTATCGCTGCCGGTTCCATTGCCTGGTACTATCACCTCTACGGACCTGTGGCCTTCGCTGCCAGCCCCGCCGAGGAAGG CCTTCACGCTACTCAATACCCCTGGGTCCACCAACAGTGGCTCAAGACTTTCGATCACCAGGC TCTCCGCCGAGGTTTCCAGGTCTACAGGGAAGTTTGCGCCAGTTGCCACTCTCTCAGCCGTATCCCCTACCGAACATTGGTTGGCTCCGTCTTGACTGtcgatgaagccaaggctCTGGCTGAGGAGAACGAGTACCCTGGTGAGCCCGACGAGCAGGGTGAAATCCAGATGCGACCCGGAAAGCTGGCCGACTACATCCCCGACCCCTACAAGAATGAGGAGGCTGCCCGTTTCGCCAACAATGGTGCTCTTCCTCCCGACCTGAGCTTGATTGTCAAGGGCCGTCACGGTGGCTGCGACTACATCTTTAGCTTGTTGACTGGTTATCCCGAGGAGCCTCCTGCTGGTGCTCAGGTTGCCCCTGGCATGAACTTCAACCCTTACTTCCCTGGAACTGGTATTGGTATGGCTCGTGTTCTCTACGACGGTCTTGTTGAGTACGAGGATGGCACTCCTGCCTCCACTTCTCAGATGGCCAAGGATGTTGTCGAATTCCTCAACTGGGCCGCCGAGCCTGAGATGGACGACCGCAAGAAGATGGGTTTGAAGGTTTTGATTGTCACATCGGCTCTGTGGGCCGTCAGTGTCTGGGTTAAGCGATACAAGTGGGCATGGCTGAAGTCGAGAAAGCTCGCCTACGACCCCCCTGCGGACTCCAAGGTTCGCCGTTAA
- a CDS encoding ran GTPase activating protein 1 (similar to Cordyceps militaris CM01 XP_006672275.1) yields MAAAGKLFTIEGKGLKLDTAADLEPHIKDLRANDVEEVRLLGNTLGVEACKALAEVLATKKSLKVANLADIFTGRLLSEIPEALSSLLTSILNHPNLHTVNLNDNAFGLNTQAPLVAFLSAHVPLQHLYLNNNGLGPHAGILVADALSELHAKKEAARKEGKQVPDLETVICGRNRLENGSMTAWAKTYKLHNKIKQIKMVQNGIRQEGISHLISEGLVHATELQILDLQDNTFTLIGAKALANIVTNWTVVRELGIGDSLLSAKGGVLFANALAKGKNQKVEILRLQYNDITAPGVKAFAAAAKEALPVLKRIELNGNKFSEDDESILALQELLDERKEKVAGDVINEDEWGVDSLSDLEELSEEEEEEEEEEEEEEGVTVEERAEKLVKEAEEAQEEPVVQLQDKDVDALAKKLEKAEI; encoded by the exons ATGGCTGCCGCTGGTAAGCTATTCACTATTGAGGGCAAGGGCCTCAAGCTCGACACCGCCGCCGATCTCGAGCCTCACATCAAGGACCTCCGCGCGAACGATGTGGAGGAGGTCAGACTGCTGGGCAACACCCTGGGTGTCGAAGCATGCAAAGCCCTAGCGGAGGTTCTAGCTacgaagaagagcttgaag GTTGCCAACCTTGCCGATATTTTCACAGGAAGACTTCTGTCCGAAATTCCCGAGGCTCTCTCGTCGCTCCTCACTTCTATTCTTAACCACCCGAACCTCCATACCGTCAACTTGAACGATAATGCCTTTGGCCTCAACACGCAAGCGCCCCTCGTTGCCTTTCTCTCCGCCCACGTGCCTTTGCAGCACCTATACCTGAACAACAATGGTCTTGGCCCCCATGCCGGTATTCTCGTTGCCGATGCCCTTTCAGAACTCCACGCTAAAAAGGAAGCTGCTCGAAAGGAGGGCAAGCAAGTTCCGGATTTGGAGACAGTTATCTGCGGCCGCAACCGTTTGGAGAACGGCAGCATGACCGCATGGGCAAAGACTTATAAACTCCACAACAAGATCAAGCAAATTAAGATGGTCCAGAATGGCATCAGACAAGAGGGTATTTCTCATCTCATCAGTGAGGGTCTAGTCCATGCTACGGAGCTGCAGATTTTGGACCTGCAGGACAATACTTTCACCCTCATTGGTGCCAAAGCCCTGGCCAACATCGTCACAAATTGGACCGTTGTCCGCGagcttggcattggcgatTCGCTCTTGAGCGCTAAGGGAGGTGTACTTTTTGCGAATGCTTtggccaagggcaaaaaCCAAAAGGTCGAAATCCTGCGCCTACAGTACAACGATATTACTGCCCCAGGTGTCAAGGCgtttgctgccgccgccaaagaggcTCTACCGGTCTTGAAGCGCATCGAGCTGAATGGCAACAAGTTCTCCGAAGACGATGAGTCCATCCTCGCATTGCAGGAACTTCTCGACGAGCGCAAGGAGAAGGTTGCCGGAGATGTCATCAACGAGGATGAATGGGGCGTGGACAGCTTGAGCGACCTTGAAGAACtcagcgaggaggaggaggaggaagaggaagaggaagaggaagaggagggtgtCACTGTCGAGGAGCGTGCTGAGAAATTGGTCaaggaggccgaggaagcTCAGGAGGAACCTGTGGTCCAGCTTCAAGACAAGGATGTCGATGCccttgccaagaagctggagaaggcaGAGATTTAG